Proteins from one Rosa chinensis cultivar Old Blush chromosome 7, RchiOBHm-V2, whole genome shotgun sequence genomic window:
- the LOC112176636 gene encoding TMV resistance protein N-like yields the protein MTKSLDKEKKYHLHFSKQFKVDVSDVRYQKGKYGEALAKHEFRLKDNMDKVKRWRTALRDAATLSGWTFSDGHEAKFIRKIAEDISAQVAKRSHVDVTQHPVGIESRVQDMLELLDVGGSDVRMVGIWGIDGIGKTTIAKAVYNLIACRFEGCCFLGNVKADSVPHRGLVRLQNNLLYEILGGRKMKMTDADRGIQVIKERLGGKKVLLVLDDVNESNQLDKLAGGLDWFGYGSRIIITTRDKRLLIAHQVYPIYTAKALDNDESRNLLILNAFKDNRNPDECVQFPIDTAVLYAHGLPLAVNILGSLLCGKGIDQWHAALDAYKRFPNSHIQKVLETSYSALEDPLKEAFLDIACFLKGRHKDYVMQALEDPYLNPLQAIEVLEERALVTIDELGMIWMHDLLEEMGKEIVRKESPQDAGRRSRLWFHDDVYRV from the exons ATGACGAAGAGCTTAGACAAGGAGAAGAAATATCATCTGCACTTCTCAAAGCAATTCAAG GTGGATGTCTCCGATGTACGGTACCAGAAAGGCAAATATGGTGAGGCACTTGCTAAACATGAGTTCAGATTAAAAGACAACATGGACAAGGTGAAAAGATGGAGGACGGCTCTTAGGGATGCAGCAACTTTATCGGGGTGGACTTTCTCCGACGG CCATGAAGCTAAGTTCATTAGAAAGATTGCTGAAGATATTTCAGCACAAGTAGCAAAACGTAGCCATGTAGATGTGACCCAGCATCCCGTTGGAATAGAGTCTCGAGTACAAGATATGCTTGAGCTTTTAGATGTCGGGGGAAGTGATGTTCGCATGGTTGGCATATGGGGTATTGATGGGATAGGCAAAACAACAATTGCTAAAGCTGTTTACAACTTAATTGCTTGTAGGTTCGAAGGTTGTTGTTTCTTGGGAAATGTTAAAGCAGATTCAGTACCCCATCGAGGCCTAGTTCGACTACAAAATAATCTTCTTTATGAGATCTTAGGGGGGCGGAAAATGAAGATGACCGATGCTGATAGAGGAATCCAGGTGATAAAGGAAAGGTTAGGTGGTAAAAAGGTTCTCTTAGTTCTAGATGATGTGAATGAATCGAACCAGTTGGACAAATTAGCTGGAGGATTGGATTGGTTTGGTTATGGCAGCAGAATTatcataacaacaagagataaaCGTTTGCTAATTGCTCATCAAGTCTATCCAATATACACAGCCAAGGCATTAGATAATGATGAATCCCGTAACCTCTTGATTTTGAATGCCTTCAAGGATAACAGAAATCCAGATGAGTGTGTGCAATTTCCAATTGATACTGCTGTACTCTATGCTCATGGCCTTCCATTAGCTGTAAACATTTTAGGTTCACTTCTCTGTGGTAAGGGTATAGATCAATGGCATGCTGCTTTAGATGCTTACAAAAGATTTCCTAACAGCCATATCCAAAAAGTCCTTGAAACAAGTTACAGTGCATTGGAAGATCCGTTGAAAGAAGCATTTCTCgacattgcatgtttcttaAAAGGTAGACATAAGGACTATGTTATGCAAGCACTAGAGGATCCTTACCTTAACCCTTTACAGGCTATTGAAGTACTTGAAGAAAGGGCCCTTGTGACTATTGATGAACTTGGTATGATTTGGATGCATGACTTGCTGGAGGAAATGGGAAAAGAAATTGTTCGTAAAGAGTCACCCCAAGATGCTGGCAGACGTAGCAGACTATGGTTTCATGATGATGTTTATCGTGTGTAA